Part of the candidate division KSB1 bacterium genome, ATATTTGTACTTCTGCCGAGAATATTGTCAACAACCTGGCATTGGTTCCTGAAGATAGATGTTTGAATATCATGCCTTTATTTCACATACATGGCTTAATCGCAGCGGTTTTAAGTTCGTTGCGGGCAGGGGCTTCGGTTTTCTGTACGCCAGGTTTCAATGCATTGAAATTTTTTGCATGGCTAAAAGAATCCAACCCTACCTGGTATACCGGGGTGCCTACCATGCATCAGGCAATTCTAAGCCGTGCCTCCAGGAATAGTGATATTATCAAAAATTCTCGTTTACGTTTTCTGCGATCTTCGTCCGCATCGCTGCCTCCCCAGGTCATGATGGCAATGGAAGAGACATTTAATTCGCCGGTGATCGAATCCTATGGTATGACAGAGGCTGCGCACCAAATGGCTAGTAATCCCTTGCCGCCAAAAGAAAGAAAACCTGGTTCAGTTGGAATTGCCGCAGGTCCGGAAATTTCTATTATGGATGAAAATGGTAAACTATTAACCTCAGGCACAATAGGAGAAGTAGTTATTCGAGGACAAAATGTAACTTTAGGATATCTGAATAATCCTGCAGCAAATGCAACAGGATTTACGAATGGCTGGTTTCGCACCGGAGACCAGGGTATTATAGACACAGAAGGTTATCTTCGACTTACCGGCCGGTTGAAGGAGATTATCAATCGAGGCGGAGAGAAAATATCACCTCGAGAAGTGGATGAAATATTGCTGGATCATCCAGCCGTGCTTCAGGCAGTGACCTTTGCAATGCCTCATGAAAAATTAGGAGAGGAAGTGGCTGTTGCGCTGGTATTGAGAGAAGGCGAAACAACCACTGAAAAAGAGATCCGCGAATTCGCCGGTCAAAGACTGGCGGATTTCAAAGTGCCGCGTAAGGTAATTTTTCTTGATGAAATTCCAAAAGGTCCTACCGGCAAATTACAGCGAATTGGATTAGCAGAAAAATTGGGAATCACATAAATTTACGAATTTTGTCACTCCCGCATGTTTCTAGCGGGAGTCTATTCAGACCCCTGATAAACTTGTGCCCGCATGCTTTTAAGCGGGTAAGCTTTCGGGGGTAACAGTTTTAGAGTTTTCGTTCTTGCTTGAAAAAAATTATAAATCATCGTATTAATCAATAGAAAATTTCGATGGTATTCAGTGCTATTATTAAGTAAAAATAACAATTTCATTCTAATTCCTCAAAATCAATGAAAATCTGCATTTATGGCGCCGGGGCAATCGGCGGATATCTTGGCGCCCAATTGGCAATAGCAGGCTATGATGTATCATTAATTGCCCGCGGACCTCACCTGGAAGCTATACAAAAAAAGGGTTTGATTTTATGGACAGAAGGGGAGAAAAAAGTTGCTAAAATAACGGCTACTGACAACCCGAAAGAGCTTGGTCAACAAGATTATGTGATCATTACTCTCAAAGCGCATTCGGTTTCGCCCATTGTGGAACAAATGACACCGCTTCTCGGGGAGAATACGGCAATCGTCACCGCCCAAAATGGCATTTTGTGGTGGTATTTTTATAAGTTGGCGGGTTCCTTTGAGAATCATCGTTTGGAAAGTGTGGACCCTGGCGGACGGATTTGGGATACACTGAGACCGGATCGGGTGATAGGTTGTGTGGTATATCCTTCCAGCGAAATTGTGGAACCCGGAATTATCAGGCATATTGATGGCAAGCGTTTTATGCTTGGTGAATTGGATGGTTCTAAATCTGATAGGGTAGTGGCTTTAAGTGTGGCTTTTACTGCTGCAGGTTTCAAAGCGCCTGTGCGAAAAAAAATAAGGGATGATATCTGGTTAAAACTTTGGGGCAATGTCTCTTTTAATCCGGTGAGTGTTCTTACTTCGGCAACATTGGAGCAAATGGCGCAGGACTTAGCTGTTCGTTCTGTCATTCGAAACATGATGGTTGAAGCTGCGGCTGTTGCAGAAAAACTGGATGTGAAATTTTTGGTCGATGTTGATACCCGCATTGGCTGGGCTGAAGATGTAGGCGCCCACAAAACGTCCATGTTGCAGGATTTTGATAAGGGTCGGCCAATGGAAATTGATGCATTAGTAGGTGCTGTTTCTGAAATGGCTAAACTAGTTGGTACTCCCACACCCACAGTCGATACCGTACTTGCGCTATTAAGATTATGTGTTCAAAATTCTGAATAGAGTATTGATTTTTAGAAATTGGCTATTTCAATTATTAATCTGAACAATTCATAGCAACAAGTCACAAAGTCACAAAGTCACAAAGTATTGAAAAAAAAGAAAATAAGTTTGAGTCCACTCTAAAAACCGATTCAGTCGCTTTTCTAAAATTAAATGATACATAAAAACAAATACTTATGAGAGCGATGGAATCGGTATCGCACCTTTTTAGAATGAACTCAAGTTTTATAATTATAAAATAAATCGAAAGGAACTCATTTTTTAATAGTGGTTCTTCTAAGTTACATAATTTTCGCGTCTTCGTGGCAAAAAATTCATGAATAGTGCAAGTTAATCAATCAACCATGCAATTGATAACCTAAACTCAAGGGATTTCTTATGACTGCTGATAATCATAACAAAAGCTCGAAGAATGGATTAGCAAGTTTAAAACTTCCCAGTATGGTTCCCGCCAAATTGGCTCTATATTTTGGCCCCGGAATTATCCTGATGATGACCGGTATCGGGACCAGTCATTTAATTACTGCACCTGTAGCAGGAGGACGATTCGGTTATGCTCTTCTTTGGTGTATTCCTATTGCCTATATTTTTAAATACTATGGTTTTGAAATGGCTTTCAGGTTTACGAATGCCACCGGCAAGAGCATGGTCGAGGCATACAGTACGGCATGGAAAAAATGGCCATTATGGTATGTGCTGGTTACTACGTTGGTTCAATGCGCAATTGGGCAAGCCGGCAGGCTAATTGCGGCTTCTGCAGTATTATATTATTTATTCAGTGTTTCCCTGGGTTTTAATATCGCCATTGAATACTATGGTCTGTTTTTAGGTTTGATCTCAGTAGCAATCATTTTGCGGGGGAATTATAAAGCTGTTGAAATGGTTGCTAAAATTGCAGCCGGATTATTAGTAATTTCTACATTAGCCGTATATTTTGTCAAACCTGCGCCAATCTCCGCAATGGCCAATTTCTTTATTTTCGATACGCCGCAAGGTTCCTGGCTGATTATTGCTGCGTTTCTCGGTTTATTGCCTACAGGTATTGATGTCTCACTACAAGCATCAGAATGGGGGAAAGCAAAAAAAGTTGGGATGAGTAAGATCAGGACAAATATTGAAGAGTTGGGCATTGCCAAATCTTTCGATCCTTTTACATCAAAAAAGGAGGATCTAGCTGTCGATACCACCAAACTTCCTGACCATGCTCTTGAGTACTGTAGAAGATGGTTCAAAATCGGATTGTGGGATTTTCGGCTAGGTCATGTAATTTCTTTTATTATTGCAATCATTTTTTTGTTATTGGCGGCTGTTTGGTTATATCCGAATCCTGTTGAAGGACGAGCCGTGATCGGGGAAATTGCCAAAATTTTCACACTCAGTGTCGGACCATGGATGATGGCTATTTTCTTGCTTGGCGCTTTTGCGGCAACCTTTTCCACCGCATTCAATTATTTCGACGGCTGGCCCCGGATTGTTGCTGCATGTAGCAGGAATATGTTCAAAAACACAGCGAGTCTGCAGGGGATTGAAAAAGAATCTCTGGCAGCTGAAAATAAAAGCAAATGGTATTCCGAATACAACATTTATCGAATGACGATGTTATATTCCCTTGTGGCTTCTGTTTTAATTATAGCAGGAATACCGAAACCGGTTTGGTTAGTACTGGTTGCTTCGGCGCTGGCATTTTTTATTGCGCCTGTTATATTTTTTCTCAACCTTTATTATTGCTTAACGATTATTCCCAAAGAAGATAAATATTTTTATCCTTCAACTTTTGCGAAATGGTTTGGCTGGGCAAGTTTTTTTGTTTTTACAATATTGAGTGCAATTCTAATTTTGGCGAGAGTATTTAAGATTGAGTTGTTTGGAGCATAAATCTTAATGAGATGATGGTTTTGAAAATCAAGAAAAATATCGAAATCCGAATATCTAAATTCTAAACAAATAAGAAATTCTAATTATTAATTTTTCAAACTTGATCCCAAATTAATTTAATTATCTAAACTACAGTTTGATTTTTTGAGTTTTAGACATTAGAATTTGTTTGGGTTTTCGATATTCGATATTCTAATTTCTAATTTTACGGAGTTAAAAAAATGAAATTCATATATTTACTACCTACCATGATTTTTTTCGTCCCGTTATTATTAGCACAAGACCGCATCACCGGCAGATCGTTTGCCACCCGATCCGAAGTGATAGCCCAAAATGGGATGGCGGCGACGAGTCAACCCTTAGCCACACAAGTGGCCCTTGATATTCTCAAGCAGGGTGGTACTGCTGTCGATGCTGCAATTGCAGCCAATGCCATGCTTGGTCTTGTTGAACCCACGGGCAGCGGAATTGGCGGTGACCTTTTTGCCATTGTCTGGGACGCCAAAACCCAGAAGCTTTATGGATTAAATGGAAGCGGCCGTTCACCTTATTCCTTAACCCTTGATTATTTCAAGCAAAATGGTTATAAGCAAATTCCGAGTCGCGGGCCGTTGCCGGTTTCGGTGCCGGGCTGTGTGGACGGTTGGTTTGAATTACACAAGAAGTTTGGCAAATTGTCTATGGAATCCATTTTAGGACCTACCATAAAATACGCCCGGAAGGGTTTCCCGGTATCGGAACTGATTGCGTATTATATGCAGGCTCATGTGCCAATCTTGCAGGAATGGCCGGGTTTTAAGGAAACTTTTATGCCAAACGGCAGAGCGCCGGAAAAAGGTGAAATATTTAAAAATCCGAAATTAGCCAACACCCTGGAAAAAATCGCAAAAGGCGGCCGGGATGTCTTTTACAAAGGCGAGATTGCCAAAACCATCGATGCGTTTATGAAAAGAGTAGGTGGATTTCTTTCCTACAAAGATTTAGCAGATCATTCTTCAGAATGGGTTGAGCCGGTTTCCACTAATTATCGCGGCTACGATGTCTGGGAACTGCCACCCAATGGACAGGGAATTGCCGCCCTGCAAATCTTAAATATTCTCGAAGGTTTTGATTTAAAGAGTATGGGCTTTGCCAGTACAGAATATATACCTCATTTTTTGGAAGCGAAGAAATTGGCATTCGAAGATCGAGCCAAATATTATGCCGATCCGGATTTTAATGAGATTCCGGTTGACTGGCTTATCTCTAAAGAATATGCTGAGGAGAGACGCAAGCTCATCGATCCTCATCGAGCGGCTTGGCGCTATGACGTTGGCAATCCCAGTCTGGAAGCTGGTGATACCATCTATCTGACTGTTGCCGATAGTGAAGGCAACATGGTTTCGTTGATTCAGAGCAATTATCGTGGCATGGGATGCGGCCTTTCTCCGGATGGATTGGGATTTATTTTTCAAGATCGTGGTGAATTGTTCACTCTCGAAGAAGGTCATTTTAATACGTATGCACCGCACAAACGTCCGTTTCATACGATCATTCCAGCATTTATCACCAAAGACGGTAAGCCCTACATGAGCTTTGGCGTTATGGGTGGCGCTACCCAACCCCAGGCACATGCGCAAATCGTAATCAACATGGTTGATTTCGGTATGAATCTGCAAGAAGCCGGCGATGCCCCCCGGATTTTACATCAGGGCTCCTCCCAACCAACAGGTGAAGTAATGACAGACGGCGGATCTGTGTATCTGGAAACCGGAGTCGATTATGAGGTCATCCGGGAATTGGTAAAAATGGGGCACAATGTGGGCTACAATGTCGGTAGTTTTGGCGGTTATCAGGCTATTCTATTCGATTGGAAAAACAAGGTTTATTACGGTGCTTCCGAGTCCAGGAAGGATGGGCATGCGGCTGGGTATTGAAAGAATATATTCCATGAATGAAAGCAAGTGCTTGACTTTTAACTGAACAAAACCTAAATTTTAATAATATATTATTACTCAAAATAATTTAGGAATATTATCATGGGTGTTATTGAAACCTGCTATGAACATATAGCTATCGATGAAGATGGAATACCTTACATATTAGGTACGACCATGAAAGTAATTGAATTGATAAAGCTAAAGTTCGCTTACGGATGGAGTCCGGAAGAACTTTTATTCCAGCACCCATATCTCACACTTGGTCAAATTCATGCCGCTCTCGCATACTATTGGGATCATACTGAAGAACTCGAAAAAGATATCGATGCTTGATCTCAAAGAATTAAAAAATTAAAAAAAAATGACCCCTGATTCCCCCTGGTCACACGAACAATAATTAGTGAAAATTCGTGTACATTTGTGGCAAAAAATAATGTTGAAAATTTCATTTGACAGGCGTATATTTATATTAACTGATACGTATTATTTTTCCTGGAGGAAAAAAAGTGAAAACAAAATTGAATTTAACCATAGAAAATGATTTGGTGCCAAAAAGCAAAAAGTACGCAAAGGCAAAAGGTATTTCCGTGTCCAAATTGGTGGAAAATATGCTGCGCGATGTAACGCAAAAGCACCAGGATTCGTTTTCGCAAAAATGGCAGGGTAAATTTAAAGCCGTAGAAAAAAATGAAATACGTTACAAAAAATTAGAAGAGCGGTATCTGCAATGATAGTATTTTTGGATACCGATATCCTCATCGACCTTGCATCAGACAGAAAGCCGTTTTCAGATGATGCCGCCACGCTAATCGATGCTGCAGAAAACCGCCATTTTGAAAGCTTCATTGCCTGGCATTCGATCTCAAATTATTATTATATCGTTTCTGCAAAAGTAAAAAAACAAGACGCCATTGAATTTGTCAAAGATTTGCTACAGTTTGTAAATGTGGCTTCAACATCAACCAAAGACGTTTTGTATGCCACTGGACTTCTGTTTTCTGATTTTGAGGATTCACTTCAGGTAGCAGCAGCTAAAGCATGTAATGCAGAGGTAATACTCACCAGAAATGTGAAACATTACAAAGCCAGTCCAATTCAAGTCCAAACACCAACGGATTTTATAAAAAAGAATAAGCATTTTTTTAAGTAGCACACCCACCCAAAAATTAACTGCCACGAATTTCACGAATTAACGAAACGAATAATAATTAGTGAAAATCCGTGTACATTTGTGGCAAAAAATAATGTTAAAAATTTCGTTTGCCACCCGATCCGAAGTGATAGCCCAAAATGGGATGGCGGCGACGAGTCAACCCTTAGCCACACAAGTGGCCCTTGATATTAAGCAAATTCCGAGTCGCGGGCCGTTGCCGGTTTCGGTGCCGGGCTGTGTGGACGGTTGGTTTGAATTACACAAGAAGTTTGGCAAATTGTCTATGGAATCCATTTTAGGACCTACCATAAAATACGCCCGGAAGGGTTTCCCGGTATCGGAACTGATTGCGTATTATATGCAGGCTAATGTGCCAATCTTGCAGGAATGGCCGGGTTTTAAGGAAACTTTTATGCCAAACGGCAGAGCGCCGGAAAAAGGTGAAATATTTAAAAATCCGAAATTAGCCAACACCCTGGAAAAAATCGCAAAAGGCGGCCGGGATGTCTTTTACAAAGGCGAGATTGCCAAAACCATCGATGCGTTTATGAAAAGAGTAGGTGGATTTCTTTCCTACAAAGATTTAGCAGATCATTCTTCAGAATGGGTTGAGCCGGTTTCCACTAATTATCGCGGATACGATGTCTGGGAACTGCCACCCAATGGACAGGGAATTGCCGCCCTGCAAATCTTAAATATTCTCGAAGGCTTTGATTTAAAAAGTATGGGTTTTGCCAGTACAGAATATATCCATCATTTTTTGGAAGCGAAGAAATTGGCCTTCGAGGATCGCGCCAAATATTATGCCGATCCGGATTTTAATGAGATTCCGGTTGACTGGCTTATCTCTAAAGAATATGCTGAGAAGAGACGCAAGCTCATCGATCCTCATCGAGCGGCTTGGCGCTATGACGTTGGCAATCCCAGTCTGGAAGCTGGTGATACCATCTATCTGACTGTTGCCGATAGTGAAGGCAACATGGTTTCGTTGATTCAAAGCAATTATCGTGGCATGGGATGCGGCCTTTCCCCGGATGGATTGGGATTTATTTTTCAAGATCGCGGTGAATTGTTCACTCTCGAAGAAGGTCATTTTAATACGTATGCACCGCACAAACGTCCGTTTCATACGATCATTCCAGCATTTATCACCAAAGACGGTAAGCCCTACATGAGCTTTGGCGTTATGGGTGGTGCTACCCAACCGCAGGCACATGCGCAAATCGTAATCAACATGGTTGATTTTGGTATGAATCTGCAAGAAGCCGGCGATGCCCCTCGGATTTTACACCAGGGCTCCTCCCAACCAACAGGTGAAGTAATGACAGACGGCGGATCTGTGTATCTGGAAACCGGAGTCGATTATGAGGTCATCCGGGAATTGGTAAAAATGGGGCACAATGTGGGCTACAATGTCGGTAGTTTTGGCGGTTATCAGGCTATTCTATTCGATTGGAAAAACAAGGTTTATTACGGCGCTTCCGAGTCCAGGAAGGATGGACAGGCGGCTGGGTATGAATGGTTATCAGACGTAACTTCAAGTACCGTCTTTTTTATTATAATCATGAATAACAGCTTTGGAATTTGGAATAGGTTGTCCAGTTGCTTCACTATAAAGTACGTCAGGGCAAAAATCCACATCGTTTGGCCACACAAGCGTTCCAATTTCTGAATCAACTTTAACTTGTTTGAAAGTATCTATATTTTCCAATTGTGTAAATACACCTCCTCGCCCAACAATTCGGTTTCTAAAGTTTAATTCAATTTCTTTCCCATCGGTAAAAGTTATCAGTAATCGATAATTTTTAATATGACGAACTTTTTTTATTCGTGGGAACATTGTGATCTCTTTATTTTAGTGGTTCAATTTTCAAAGCTGGTTGGTTTTTGTTAAGCCTATTCCAATTCTCTACTAATTCATTTTGATGCAGGGCAGTCCATTCAACAACCATAGATTCTGCTCGAGGTGGTAAATCTCCGCGTAAAACAGCAATTGGATTAATTGAAATTTGAACCTCATTATTACCATAAACTGCATGAAAATGAGGCGGTGTGTGGTCATCAAAGTACATCCGTATAATAATACCAAAAAACCGACTGATTTCTGGCATAACAACTCCATTCCATTATTGATATAAGTTTAAATAAAAACAACAGAAAATGCAATTTCAAATTTGTGAACTTACGACATTCATCTGTCTAATTATTTTCTTCCATCCAGGTCATAGCTTCAAAGACTTTTTGGTGGTTTCCTGAAAAAATAATCGTATCGTACTTTTCGATGATTAAATTCCCCAGGGGTTTTGATAAGACCTCAGTCTTACGGATAACACCGATGATCTCAGTGCCATCATAATGAAAAGGATCGAGTGATTCTAATTTTTTGTCTACGAAACGAGAATGGGGACTGATAAAAAACAATTCATTGTCTTGTTCGATATTATCAGAAATGGCGATCTTCCATTCTTCACGGGTTTCTTGCTTATAGAAAAACTGGTAATGTTTTTTTCTTAACAAATTCGTTTGAATCCGGGTTATATGGTCAGGCATGTGATAAAATTTAAGGATATGATGAATAAATATAAGAGAGGTTTCCATATCCTGGGATAGCACGAGATCCGCTCCAAATTTATACATTGTTTCGACCTGGGTAATATAATTTGCCCGCACAATGATGCGCAAAGACGAATTTAATCTACGTGCGAGTTTCACGGTTCTCCGGGTAGCTTCCATGTCGTTGATCGCAATCACCAACAATGAAGCTTTGGAAATACCGATTAACTTCATATTCTGCTCCCGGTCAATATTACCAAAATGGATAGACTCTCCAAGAGATTTATACTTTTTTACTGTAGCAGGATTCATTTCAATAATGGTATAAGGAAAATCGAGCAGCTTTAATATTTTTGCAATATTTTGGCCGTTAACTCCGAATCCGGCGATTATGGTATGGTTTGTAAGTGGTTTTGATTGCTCAGAAATTTGTAAACCTTTTTTTAGTCTTTCCGATCTGCTTATTTTCTTGCCGATGTTGAGAGCTAACGGAATGGAAAACATACTTAATATTGCAGACGATAAAAGAATTTGATGGATGTCCTGGTCAAAAAGTGTGTTTTCCTGGGCGACTTTCAAAAGGATAAATGAGAATTCACCGATATGAGCCAGGCCAAAAGCGGTCATCACTCCTGTATTTAATGGATGTTTGGTGACAACAAATATAGCCAGAATGATGACGAATTTTATAACGATTATGATCAAAGTAATCGATAAAACTTGTGTAAAATGTGAAAGTAAAAAGGAGATATTAACGAACATTCCGATGGATATAAAAAATATGGAATTAAAAATATGCCTGAATGGGATAATATCGGTGTTGATTTGATGCGCATAATCGGAATCGGATATGGCTATTCCCACAATAAAAGCACCCATCGCCATAGACAAGCCCAACTGGTGGGCTAAGATGGTTAGCCCAAATAAAAAAACAAAAACCGTTACCAATAATAAATCCGGCAAACGTACTTTAAAAATAAGCTTAAAAATATTGGGCAATACTGCTTTACTTACAATAAAAACTAAAATAACACTGCCAAAAGCCAACAGGATTTTCGTAACAATAGGACTCGTTTGGGCTTCACGAAATTGGCTAATAAGGGGAAGTAAAATCAAAGCCGGAATGATAACCGCATCCTGAAAAAGCAAGATGCCGGTCATCTTCAATCCGGAGGGTGAATTTAGATCGTCTTTTTCCTGCAATAATTTCAAGACGATGGCCGTACTGCTCAAGGCTAAAATAAAACCACCTAGCAAAGCCTGGTGCATTACCAAGCCGTACCAATAAAGTAAAAAAGAGAAAACCAGCCAGCTTATCGCTACCTGAAGCCCACCGAATAGCAAAAAGTCTTTAAATATCTTCCTGATTTTTTCTAATGAAAATTCCAGCCCGATGGTAAACATGAGTAAAATAATGCCTATTTCAGCCAGAACTTCGATATCAGAAATTGAATCAACTAATTGCAATGCGGTTGGGCCAATAATTACACCGGTTAGCAAAAAGCCGATTACCGGCGGTATCCTGAATTTAGACAAGATCAGAATGATCAGGATGGCTAAAAATAAGATTAGTATGATGTCTTTGAGTAAAATCATGTTTCATTTATCTTTACTAGTAAAGTATCAATAAATATAATTACTGTAACATATAAAATTTGTACTTATCAATATCAAAAAAAGCATAGTTAATAATAATTCCCCTCTCGAGAGGGGAAGAAAATCCCGTCCCGGACGGATTTTCAGGGGTGTGTAATTATCGAGTGGTTTCTGATGGTGGAAATCGTATACGCAAATTTGTTTTCCTTTTAGTTTCTTCCAGAGCAAGATCTCAGACAATGTGCTGTTATTGCGGAGATTTCTGGCTAATTCTTTTAGTATTGGGTTGTATGGTATGAGTTTGCGTTTTGGCATGAGTTAATGGGTTTTTTAGAGCAAAATTACACACCCCTAAATCCCCTCTCTCGAGAGGGGACTTTGGAATTCTTTTTTCTTTCCCTTATTTTGTTGAAATAATTTACAGCAAGTTTTCAACTAGTCGTTCCTATTAATATCCCATACCCATATCGTTATCAATTTCTTAGTTTTACCACTGCGACTAACCTTCCGAAGGTTCGAACCCTTTGGAAGGTTGAAACGACAGTTTACAAATCAAAAATTGGTGTAGTCGAAATACTGTACCCTGCAAAAATCCCCAAACCATTTTCGATATTACTCCTTGTCCTGGACATAACCATTAATCGTAAATTCCTGGGCAGAACATTGTGTAAAGTGGAAAGAATTATTATTAAAACTGATCGATAAAAACGCACGAATGTATTTTTTAGCTCGTTCTATTGTTGCAAAGTAAAAAAACCCTAACTAAGGTAAACAAATTTCAGTTGAATTGAAACGCTATACCCAATTTTCAATTTTGAGATTTTCAATTTTATTAAATTCATTTATGTTATTTGTAATAAGAGTGGCATTTATGTGTACTGCATGTGTACTAATTAATAAATCTAATTGACCAATACGGTCGCCTATTTTTTTTAATTTTGCTCTTATTTCACCATATGTATGAGCTGCATCGCCTGGGTAATCTAATATATTTAGTGGGGT contains:
- a CDS encoding AMP-binding protein, whose product is MSNIKTIQELLENGKGDSIAISAPNRTALTFSGLRDHVANTVDTLNALGIGRNDPVAIVLPNGPEMASAFISIAAGATTAPLNPVYQEKEFEFYLTDLNARLLIVKEDSESPARKVAEKLGIAVVELQTNEGDPAGVFQLKGKPLPNAKPQCGFARENDNALVLHTSGTTARPKIVPLSQLNICTSAENIVNNLALVPEDRCLNIMPLFHIHGLIAAVLSSLRAGASVFCTPGFNALKFFAWLKESNPTWYTGVPTMHQAILSRASRNSDIIKNSRLRFLRSSSASLPPQVMMAMEETFNSPVIESYGMTEAAHQMASNPLPPKERKPGSVGIAAGPEISIMDENGKLLTSGTIGEVVIRGQNVTLGYLNNPAANATGFTNGWFRTGDQGIIDTEGYLRLTGRLKEIINRGGEKISPREVDEILLDHPAVLQAVTFAMPHEKLGEEVAVALVLREGETTTEKEIREFAGQRLADFKVPRKVIFLDEIPKGPTGKLQRIGLAEKLGIT
- a CDS encoding 2-dehydropantoate 2-reductase — translated: MKICIYGAGAIGGYLGAQLAIAGYDVSLIARGPHLEAIQKKGLILWTEGEKKVAKITATDNPKELGQQDYVIITLKAHSVSPIVEQMTPLLGENTAIVTAQNGILWWYFYKLAGSFENHRLESVDPGGRIWDTLRPDRVIGCVVYPSSEIVEPGIIRHIDGKRFMLGELDGSKSDRVVALSVAFTAAGFKAPVRKKIRDDIWLKLWGNVSFNPVSVLTSATLEQMAQDLAVRSVIRNMMVEAAAVAEKLDVKFLVDVDTRIGWAEDVGAHKTSMLQDFDKGRPMEIDALVGAVSEMAKLVGTPTPTVDTVLALLRLCVQNSE
- a CDS encoding Nramp family divalent metal transporter, which encodes MTADNHNKSSKNGLASLKLPSMVPAKLALYFGPGIILMMTGIGTSHLITAPVAGGRFGYALLWCIPIAYIFKYYGFEMAFRFTNATGKSMVEAYSTAWKKWPLWYVLVTTLVQCAIGQAGRLIAASAVLYYLFSVSLGFNIAIEYYGLFLGLISVAIILRGNYKAVEMVAKIAAGLLVISTLAVYFVKPAPISAMANFFIFDTPQGSWLIIAAFLGLLPTGIDVSLQASEWGKAKKVGMSKIRTNIEELGIAKSFDPFTSKKEDLAVDTTKLPDHALEYCRRWFKIGLWDFRLGHVISFIIAIIFLLLAAVWLYPNPVEGRAVIGEIAKIFTLSVGPWMMAIFLLGAFAATFSTAFNYFDGWPRIVAACSRNMFKNTASLQGIEKESLAAENKSKWYSEYNIYRMTMLYSLVASVLIIAGIPKPVWLVLVASALAFFIAPVIFFLNLYYCLTIIPKEDKYFYPSTFAKWFGWASFFVFTILSAILILARVFKIELFGA
- the ggt gene encoding gamma-glutamyltransferase yields the protein MKFIYLLPTMIFFVPLLLAQDRITGRSFATRSEVIAQNGMAATSQPLATQVALDILKQGGTAVDAAIAANAMLGLVEPTGSGIGGDLFAIVWDAKTQKLYGLNGSGRSPYSLTLDYFKQNGYKQIPSRGPLPVSVPGCVDGWFELHKKFGKLSMESILGPTIKYARKGFPVSELIAYYMQAHVPILQEWPGFKETFMPNGRAPEKGEIFKNPKLANTLEKIAKGGRDVFYKGEIAKTIDAFMKRVGGFLSYKDLADHSSEWVEPVSTNYRGYDVWELPPNGQGIAALQILNILEGFDLKSMGFASTEYIPHFLEAKKLAFEDRAKYYADPDFNEIPVDWLISKEYAEERRKLIDPHRAAWRYDVGNPSLEAGDTIYLTVADSEGNMVSLIQSNYRGMGCGLSPDGLGFIFQDRGELFTLEEGHFNTYAPHKRPFHTIIPAFITKDGKPYMSFGVMGGATQPQAHAQIVINMVDFGMNLQEAGDAPRILHQGSSQPTGEVMTDGGSVYLETGVDYEVIRELVKMGHNVGYNVGSFGGYQAILFDWKNKVYYGASESRKDGHAAGY
- a CDS encoding DUF433 domain-containing protein gives rise to the protein MGVIETCYEHIAIDEDGIPYILGTTMKVIELIKLKFAYGWSPEELLFQHPYLTLGQIHAALAYYWDHTEELEKDIDA
- a CDS encoding PIN domain-containing protein → MIVFLDTDILIDLASDRKPFSDDAATLIDAAENRHFESFIAWHSISNYYYIVSAKVKKQDAIEFVKDLLQFVNVASTSTKDVLYATGLLFSDFEDSLQVAAAKACNAEVILTRNVKHYKASPIQVQTPTDFIKKNKHFFK
- a CDS encoding gamma-glutamyltransferase family protein yields the protein MLKISFATRSEVIAQNGMAATSQPLATQVALDIKQIPSRGPLPVSVPGCVDGWFELHKKFGKLSMESILGPTIKYARKGFPVSELIAYYMQANVPILQEWPGFKETFMPNGRAPEKGEIFKNPKLANTLEKIAKGGRDVFYKGEIAKTIDAFMKRVGGFLSYKDLADHSSEWVEPVSTNYRGYDVWELPPNGQGIAALQILNILEGFDLKSMGFASTEYIHHFLEAKKLAFEDRAKYYADPDFNEIPVDWLISKEYAEKRRKLIDPHRAAWRYDVGNPSLEAGDTIYLTVADSEGNMVSLIQSNYRGMGCGLSPDGLGFIFQDRGELFTLEEGHFNTYAPHKRPFHTIIPAFITKDGKPYMSFGVMGGATQPQAHAQIVINMVDFGMNLQEAGDAPRILHQGSSQPTGEVMTDGGSVYLETGVDYEVIRELVKMGHNVGYNVGSFGGYQAILFDWKNKVYYGASESRKDGQAAGYEWLSDVTSSTVFFIIIMNNSFGIWNRLSSCFTIKYVRAKIHIVWPHKRSNF
- a CDS encoding DUF4160 domain-containing protein yields the protein MPEISRFFGIIIRMYFDDHTPPHFHAVYGNNEVQISINPIAVLRGDLPPRAESMVVEWTALHQNELVENWNRLNKNQPALKIEPLK